TGTAAGTCATCTAGAGCAAAATAATTTTTTTTTGTTTTATTTTTCAATTGCAAAACTAACCTGAGACGATTTACATGGAAGTCGTCTAGGTATAACAAAATATTGATTTTTTAATTTTCTATTGGACGACTTACGTATAAGTCATCCAGGAAAATTCAAATTTCTGACACAATCCGGTCAAATACAAAACTAACTCATTTTCCCTAGACGACTTACATGTAAGTCTTCTCAGATTTTTTTTCAACAAACAAAGATGGACGACTTCCATGTAAGTCGTCTAAGTTAAAAATCAATTGCAAAACTAATCTAAATGGACGACTTCCTAGAAGTCTGCCAGACGACATCCGTGGAAGTCGTCTGCGTCAATGTTTAATAAACTTTCATTTTCTCTAAAACTATAAAGAATTTTGAACATTTTCTTGTTAATTCAAGTCTACTAATCAATATTTTAGCTACTGGATGAAATTTATAACTAAATTCGTGATATTTATGAGGTTACCAACATTCATGTTTATTAAAGTTTCTAGCTGATCCGAGTTCTACGCTAGTTTTTGAATAACTTGTATTTTTAAGAGCATTAAGTAACTTCAAGATATGTAAAACTCATATTTTCAAAATATGTTTTATGCCTTAGTTTTACTAAATGTGACATAGTTTTTCAACACAAACTTGTAAAAATTGTGATATGTATTGACTAGTTACTATTGTTTGTTTATATCTCTTAAGTATGCACCGATGATGATTATTGTTATGAGTGGGTAAAATACTTGTTTCTTATAATGTTGTATCAATGACTTAAGTATCATTATTGTTATATGCATTTTTTTGCTATGAGTGAGTAGAATAGTTAAAATGATTCTTAATATGTTGTATCAATGACTTAAGTATCATTATTTTTATATGCATCAATGATGTGTTTTGCTACAAGACTTCCCAGAAGACTTCTAATGAAATTGTTATATCTTTGAACTTATGTAATGGTTTATCTTTTGTGAGTTTGGCTAAGTTTTCTTAAGAATTTTTCTTCCTTAGTTGTAATAAATTTGATTAATTTTTTCTGTTATTGTGTTTTGCTATTGAAGTTGTATCAATAACTTCAATTATGTCAAGTAATTTTGGCAAGATAATATTGTGGAATATTAACATATTTACCAATTTTTTTATTAATATCTCTTCAAATTTACAAAAAACAATCACAACTAATGGAGTACACATGCAAATCACAAAACAGACCAGAAACAAAACTATTATAGATCATTCCTCTACAAAGACAAGCTTGGACTCCACTTGATATGGAAGAAGACTCCGTCAGAAGACTTCCAGGAAGTCTTCTGGAAGAGTTGATGTTTTCTGGAAGACTTCCTGGAAGTCTTCTAGCGCATTATATTTTAGAAGACTTCCGAGAAGACTTCCCATAAATCTTCCAAAGTCTGCTCCAGATCTGAAAAACCTGCATATAAAAAAAATGTTCAAATGGCTTAAAAACAAAGAAAATGAGTGGAAAATTATATAGATATACTTTTATAGAACACACAAAGTACATATCCAAGTAAAGGAGCTATCTTCTTAGACTTGAGTTTGTTATAAGCGTGAGAAGGCATACGATCTCGTGTCAAATGAACCCCCTTGATTGGTAAAGCATTATCATAAGCATTATGCTCTATATTATCAAATCAACATTTTTTTGAAAAAATATTTAAAACATCATTTACCAAATGCTAATGCTCTCCAAATGATCCTTGACAAATACTCTCATATGAAGCTTTTAGTAGAGCATTTGCATTTATAACTGGAGGATTTTCCAAATATGACTCAAAACTTTATTTTAAATACAAAACTATACCCAAAGTTGAATCAAATGAAAAACTACCCTAAAAGCCTTGTGAAATTACAGCCAGCCCCTTGTGACCAAACAAAAAAATAGAACTCATTTTTATAAATATATCCCCGGAAAGTCGTCTGAGTCTTCTGAGATAATGTAAGTCGTATAGACAAATTCCAGGGAAGTCTTCTGGTGTAGTTGATCTTAAAAATAATTTATAATTTTCTTAAAAAATATTTTGACAAGTGAAAAATTATAATCATGTAATTATAAACAGTTTTAAATAATATAAATTAAGATATAATAAAATTGAATAGTTTTCAACATAGATGAGTGAAAGTAGTTAATCATGATATTCTTTGGCTTAGGTTTGACAACATATGTTGTAGTATTGTATGTATTCTTAGGGTTAGATTTTGAAAATCTTAAATATTCTTTTGAAAAATTAAAATTTTACCTATATGTGTTTATTTCTGTGTATAGTAAACATTTTTTAAGTTTAATTTGATTTTATGAAGTGTTTAATTAGTTACTTTAGTTTAGGGGTTATGTTTAAGGTCTAAGCGCCTAACAGGTAAGTCGTCTGGCGATTAGAAGACTTCCAGTGATTTTTGACAAATTATGTTTTTATGCTTATAGAATTTGTATTTGATAGACAATTTGGTATTATGTCTTTACGATTGATCCTCATGATCTAAGTCTAAACATCCTGTTTGCACCTGTTCAATAAAATTTTATGTTTGATCATTTGATTACATAAGCATTAACCCTTGTGAAACACAATTCGACCTCCGCCACTGGATGGATTCCGTTGCCTACAACATAGCTAACATCTATTCATGTTTTATATGCATGATAGTTTACAAAAAAAAAAAATGTTTTATATGCATGTTTACGAATTGTTTCTATCTAACATCCAAATTCATGTCCTTGACGAATGATGATGTGATAACTCAAAATAAGATATCATACAATTGAAATCCTATTATACGTGTATAATTGACTAAACTCAATAATTAAAATTTTATAATATCGTGCTGGAAAATTATTTAAACTATTAAACAGTGTGTTAATAGTTTTTGGGGTCATGCCCATTAATTGTTTTAAGTAAGGCCCATTAATACAAAACCCAGTATCTGGCCGATAATGTCTCGTGCCCAAATTCAGCGCGTATAGGTCGTGGCGGAGAGTGGTCCCAAACCCCTAAACTTTTGGTGGTCCGCAGGCATCGCTTCCGATCAAGAACCACCGTCGAAGAAGCCGGCAAGAGAACCGACCTCGATTATGCAACTTCCAGATGACTTAGTATTGAGTAGCTTAGCCCGGGTCTCGAGATTGCACTATCCGATTCTCTCGCTCGTCTCCAAGACCTTTCGATCTCTCACTTCTTCACCGGAGCTTTACCAGAATCGGTATCTCTTAAGCCGCACCGAGAACTGTCTCTATGTGTGTTTACAGTTTCCTACCGAGCCTAACCTTCGTTGGTTCACTCTCTGTCGGAAACCCGACAAAATAACTAATCAAATCTGTAAGAAGAGGAAGAAGAAGAAGAAGGAGACATCAAGTGGCAATGTAATGTTTTGGCTCCGGTTCAGATTCACAACTCTCCTTCCGTGGAATGGTCAAATCTAGTAGCTGTTGGTCATAAGCTCTACGCCGTCAGCGATGCCCCTTCCTCATCCAACGTCTTCTTCCTCGACTGTCGAATGCACACGTGGAGAGAAAAGATTCTATTGTTATCTATCCACTGGAGAGTTTCTTTGGTCTAACAGCGAAACAGATGGTTGGGAGAAAGTGGATGGTTTGGAAGGACTGCCTAAGTTTTCCCGTTATAGCAATGTTAAACTGGTTAATTGTGGTGGGAAGTTGGTGGTGTTTTGGGATAAGTATGTGCCTGCACCTGGTGGGTATAAGGAGAAGATGATTTGGTGTGCTGACATTTCCCTGGAAATGCGCGGAAGTGAAGAGGTTTGGGGAAAGGTCGAGTGGTTCGATGCTGTGCTTAAAGTACCCAAGTCTTATAAATTCGTGTATGCTAAAGCTGCTACCCTTTGATTAACGACTCATGAGACAGGTTTAAGGGAATGAATCTGGTTATTTTTTGTTAGTACTTAGTATGTCATGTTTCTTGTAGATGATTAAGCGTATTTTGTAACTGTCTCTTAGATTGCAAACTCTCTGATGAATGACTCATCACTCATGAGACAAGCGGCTTCTTCTTGTTGTGTTTTTTTTTTTTCTATTGTATTGTATGTATGCGTTTGTAGCGGACAATAGTTCACTTCTAACCTAGGATTCACTTTTAGCTTACTCTGTGTCTTTGAAATCATTTTTATACAACCATGAGAATAGTAATAGTCTCATTTTCTGTCACGTGGCTACTTTAAGTTCTCAAAAGTTGCTGTCTAGCTGATTGCCTCCAACAAAACCAAGATACACAACTACTGTTTGTTTCTCTTTTGTTTAATGACCAAGTCGCAGAAGAAAATGTGGTTTGATTAAGCTTACGTTCATGTATTGTTTGTGTAAAAATTGTTGAAAAATAGTTTAACATACTTTTCACTAAAAATCACTTTATTATTGAATATCTATCATTCCTATTCAGACTTAAATCGATAGAATATGAAACTACTCTCAATCTAGACTTCTATGATACGTCAATATAGAATTGGTCTAGGCCATGTTCGTTTTTGAATCGTCCGCATCCAGATGCAAATATTCAGATATTATTCCTTTGGACCTATGATGCAACATCTACATATATATATATAAAGAAATGTTCGCCTCTCTCCCGTGAAGCCACGTCATCAAGTCGTGCGTTATGGAAGTGACACGTGTCCCATTTTATATTTGGAGCCAAAATAAATGAATGCACAGTCAGGGGTAATCGAACCCAGCACCTCTAGCACTGGTAATTTCTCTTAGAACCACTAGGCTGAAGTCACTTTTTATAAATATGTGGCCGCGAAAATACTTATTATCGTGTCGACTGGAAGCTCATGCTACTTCTGCATGTGGCCAGGGCCGACACTGAACTGACGTCAAGATGAAGATCGTGAAGTTAAAAACTTTGCTCCAAACAGTTTTGCAATGTTTCCAACCTTTATAACTTGATACATATAATATATATCAAAATACATTTGTTGTACACGTTTTTATCAGTTTTGCTTTTAAAAGAAGATATTTACAGTTATAAATGTTTTGTGCCAGTGAAGTAATGGTTGAAAAACCTCTATACATATGTCATTTTAAAATAACACCCAACTTCTATATATAGTCAATACATATGTCCATGTTATATTATAGACTAAATATTTTCTCTTTTAAAAATATAGAAAACAGTTTTTTTAGTTTACAAGCAAATGTTGTAGAGCAAGTATGCATTATACAAAATAATATATATTTAAAATCCATACGCAAAAACATAAAAGTTGTTATAGGCCTCTTTCTGACACATGCACACTCCACTATGAATAAGAATTAAAAAGAAAAAACAGTATTGTCATCAAACTTTATCACAAATCCACATTTGTACATCTATAATTATGAGTTGGACAATTAGTTAATTTGATACAATATCAAAGCAAGAATAATCGAAAAACAACTATACCACCGCATACTAATAAGTAACACATAACAGATAACCAAATTTTTGAATCTTAAAACAAATTTCAACTCGAACATTTAGTGAATATCAAATTAACTAATATCCCGTCCATAGGGCGGGCCGACCCTAGTCTATAATATCTACATTTGCATCTCAAAATCCAAAAGACTTAAATACCATTAACACAAATATAAAATTAACTATATTAGTTATTATAACTATTATATTGCATTTTCAATTGAAAAATCGCGTTTTCCTGCCAAAACTAAAAAATCACATTTTTACGTTAAAATCGAAAATCAAGTTTTCCCACCAAAATTTCAAAAATGTGTTTTTTCACCAGCAGAATCGCATTTTCTCGACAAAACCAGAGAATCGCATTTCAACCCCAACCGAAAATGGTGTTTTCCTGCCTAAATTAGATAATCACATTTTTTTCCAAAATAAGAAATTTGTGTTTTCTCGCCGCAACCGGAAAATTGCATTTACACCCCAAAACTGGAAAATCACATTTTTCCGTGAAACCAGAAATTCGGGTCTTCCCGGCAACATAAAAAAATCGTGTTTTCTGCCTAAACCGAAAAATCGAGTTTTCCAGCCATAACCAGAACACATGTTTTCCTGCCAAAATCGAAAATTGTGTTTTCTCTCCAAAATCGTAAAATTACTTTTTTCACCAAAATCGGAGAATTATGTTTTCACCGCTAAAATTAGGGCTGTTCAATACGGTAAAACTGAACCGTACCGAACCGAACCGAACCGAAATAG
The DNA window shown above is from Brassica oleracea var. oleracea cultivar TO1000 chromosome C3, BOL, whole genome shotgun sequence and carries:
- the LOC106332690 gene encoding LOW QUALITY PROTEIN: F-box/kelch-repeat protein At5g48990-like (The sequence of the model RefSeq protein was modified relative to this genomic sequence to represent the inferred CDS: deleted 3 bases in 2 codons) produces the protein MQLPDDLVLSSLARVSRLHYPILSLVSKTFRSLTSSPELYQNRYLLSRTENCLYVCLQFPTEPNLRWFTLCRKPDKITNQICKKRKKKKKETSWQCNVLAPVQIHNSPSVEWSNLVAVGHKLYAVSDAPSSSNVFFLDCRMHTWREKILLLSIHWRVSWSNSETDGWEKVDGLEGLPKFSRYSNVKLVNCGGKLVVFWDKYVPAPGGYKEKMIWCADISLEMRGSEEVWGKVEWFDAVLKVPKSYKFVYAKAATL